A region of the Leptospiraceae bacterium genome:
AGGAATATTCAACATAGGATTGGAATTTTGCAAAGCTATTACCAAGAGGAAAGAGTTCAGAGAAATCTCTCTGTAAAAGAAGTAATTGCGACGGGACTTTTAAATTCTATTGGAATATACTCAGATCTAAATTCTTCTCAAGAACAAAAGTTAGATTTGATTCTAAAAAAAAACTTGTGGATTAAAAACCCCGATCAAAATTACAGCTTGTTATCCGCTGGAGAAAAGAAAAAAATATTATTATTACGAGCCTTGATTTCTGATCCAGAAATTTTGATTTTGGATGAACCCTGCTCGTCACTAGATTTGTCCGCGCGTGAGGATTTTTTTGCGTTGCTAGAGGCATATAAGCTTAATGGGCGAACGATAATTTTAATTACTCATAGAACTGACGAAATTCCAAACTACTTTAATTATGCGCTGCTTCTAAAGGACGGAGAAATTGTTGCATCCGGATTAAAGGAAAAAATTTTTACATCTGATAATTTATCCAATACTTACGATCTAAAGGTTGAGTTAATAGAGAGAAGCGGTCAATACTTTACGAATGTTATCAAATAAATCATTGTGAAATTTTATATTTTTGCACAATGTGAAAAATGTATTCTCTAATTCTAGATACATCTAAGGGTTTCGTTATAAAGTCAACCATTCCCAGATTAATGCATTTCTCCCGATCAAAATTATTAGTATTTGCCGATAAAGCAATAATTAAAGGTTTATCAGTAGAATGTTTTTTTGTTTTATTGATTTGCTCTGTGGCTTCAAATCCATTCAAAACTGGCATTCTTAAATCCATGAAAATAATATCAAAATCATTGGTTTGGCAGATTTCAACAGCTTCCATACCATCGTAAGCTGTTTTTACATTGTAGCCCAATTTCTCGAAAACTTTCTTTCCAAGCTTAATATTGATTTCGTTATCATCAACTAATAATATCTTTAAAGGAATCTTAATTAGTTTTACTTCTTGCTTATTCGGTTCAGGAATTGTATTATCACTTGAAGCGGTATCCTTATGAATACTGTCACAGTCTTCAGTTTCAATTGTAAAATGAAAAATACTTCCTTTACCTTCCAGACTATTTACACCTATAGCGCCATGCATCATTTCAACTAAGCGTTTGCTGATTGCGAGACCAAGCCCAGAGCCTTTGTATTGTCTAGAATTAGAAATTTCTCCTTTCGTATACATTTCAAAAATTGTATCAATTCTTGAAGCAGGAATTCCTATTCCAGAATCTCTAACTTCAAATTCTAATATGAGTTTGAAATCTTTCTTTTCTTTAATTGCTACACTCAAATCTATACGACCTGATTTTGTGAACTTCACTGCATTTGCCAGGAGGTTTAAAAGTATCTGAGATAATCGAATCCTGTCTCCCGAAATGAATTTTGGAACGTCAGGCGAAATAGTATATTTTATAACATTATTATTTAAGGAGGCAATGCTAGATGAAATAGATAAAATTTCTTTTATAAGATGTGGTAAATCAAATGGGTTGTGTTCTAGTTCCGTATTGCCTGCTTCCATTCTTGTGAAATCAAGTATATCGCTTATAAGTGTAAGTAAGTTTTTTACACTTGAATCAAGAATTGTAACGTATTCTTTTTGCTCCTCACTTAATTTCGTGCCATCCAAAAGTTGTAGAATACCTATCACTCCATTCATTTGACTTTGTATCTCATGACTCATATTTGCAATGAATTCATTTTTGTTTTGAGTGGCGATTTCTCCTTTTGTTTTTTCCGCTGTAAGCTCTTCCTTTTGCTGCAATATGATCGCATGAGATGCAAGTTCGCGAATTTTAAAACTAAAGCTGATTCTAGATGCGATAAATGCAAGCATAACGGCTACTGTAGAGTTAACCCAGAGTCCTTCTGTTCTCTCTGGAACACTTTGAAATATTGGAATTATGAAAATGAACAATGCTTGTGCAAAGCCCAGCTTCATGAATTCTAAACCGAATTTGAATTTAAAAAAAACGGGTAAGCAGAAAACAGATATAATAAATATTGAAATATCACCAAATAGCATTTGATCGATCGCAGAAAAAAAAGCGCACCAAATCTGAAGCACAAAGGATATTGTGTAACAATAAAAATTTCGAAAATTCCAGCTTGGTATTCTTTTTGAAAAGAGTAGGTATAGAAAAAATGAAAAAGTTAAAAATGCATAGAGTAAACCATGCATAAAAAAGATATATTTATAGCCAAGGTTTGAAACCCAAAGCCCGTCTCGATATTTAGTATAATCTAGATACAAAATTGGAATATGCAGAACAAAAAGAGCAACGAGTCCAATAATCAAATTGGAAAAATTGGATTCATAAATTTTATCGAATAAATTCGATTTGTTTTGATCGCCTAGCTTTTTAAATTGATTTAGAATCAGACTTTCCATTATCGTATTAGAAATTTTTATGTTCTTAAGTTGTTTTAGAGTCAATATATTAAAGTGAGAGTCCAGTGTATCCTATGAGTCAATTTTATGAAAAGCATATTTTTGTTTGTGAAAATATTAGAGAAGGCGAAAATGCTCGAGTTTCTTGCGGAAAGCATAATTCCAAGAAAATAAGAGAGTATTTAAAGCAAAAAATCAAAGAAGTTGCACCGGGTAGAAATATTCGAATCAATATGAGTGGTTGCTTAGACCGTTGTGAATTGGGACCTGTCCAAGTCGCTTACCCGGACGGGGATTGGTTTGCCTTGAAAACGGAATCGGATGTGGATCAGTTTATTAAACACTATATCCAAGAAAATTCTTTGAGTGCTTTAGGGAATTTAGGAATAAAATTATAATTTACTTTTAGTTTTTTTTAAAGTAATATTGAATTGTCTTTGAAGCAGTTTTTAAATTAATAAGGGGTTTTGCATGGAAAATTCACCGATTACACCTCAACTACTAGCTACAGTTTGGTTCATTAATTTTTCTCTTATGACGATTCGCTATCTTTTATTTGCTGGAGTTGCTTATTCTTTTTTCTGGATTTGGAAAAGAGAAAAATGGCAGTATAAAAGAACACAAATGGATTATCCAGATAAATCCAAACTTTGGTATGAATTCAAATATTCAATGATAACTATGACAGTTTTTGCATTCGTAGGCGTTGGAGTATTTACGGCAAAGAAATATGGTTTTACATTTTTATACACTGATATTTCTGAATTTGGAATTGGATATTTTATTTTGAGCATAATTGTGGCTATCCTCATTCATGATACATTTTTTTATTGGGGTCATCGACTTATGCATCATAAATCCATTTTTAAATATGTCCATAAAGTTCATCATAATTCAACAAATCCATCCCCGTGGGCAGCGTTTTCTTTTCATCCATATGAAAGCGTTATTGAAGCTTTGATTGTTCCTATTCTTGTTGTGATCATGCCGATTCATCCTCTGGCGATATTGGCATTTCTACTGTATATGACATTTATGAACGTGTTAGGACATTTGGGATTTGAATTGTATCCGAAGGGTTTTACAACTCATTGGCTTTGGAAATGGAACAATACTTCAACCCATCACAATATGCATCATAGATTTTTTAATTGTAACTACGGTTTGTATTTCAATTTTTGGGATAGAGTCATGGGAACAAATCACCCAAACTACCATAAAGTATTTGAAGAAGTAACTTCTAGAAAGCCTATTATGGAAGCTTAGTGTATAAATACCTCCATTATTAGAAGGCATATCCCTACAACCAACATAGAACTGACCTAGAAGCCACATAGAAGCCGAATTCGGCTCGAACATGGCTTCTATATTAGAGTAAGATCAGAACTAAGTAAATCCATAACCTGCGCAAGACAAAGCGGATTTCTATGTCATGGAAGGTTGGTTTTTAGTTCAACAAATTAAAGAGAAGAAAATTTATTATCTATTACTTTGAGATAAGAGGATAGTTCATCCGTTTCTACGCGATGGCGAGTTTCGGAATTGTAGGTATCTAAAATCTTTTCTCCGTCCACAATGTAGTTGTATAGATATTCACCTGGACGAAGTTTTTTTCTGAGTTTAAAAATTCCATTTCTATCTTTTTGAAGATAATCATGTTCGGGATTCCATTGATTGAAATTTCCCACTAAAGAAATTACGGATGCATTTGGTTTGTAAATTTGGAATTCTACTGTAATGAAATCTAAGTCCTCTGTCATTTCATCAGAAATTACACGAGCCGAGATATGCTTTTCGAAATCAAAATTTTCTAGAAGATATTCGGAGTAATAAGAACCAGCTCCATCTGAGTGACGATTGGAATTTTCGACATCAAAGTCAAAGAGATTATCTACTTTGAATTTGTATTCATAAGAGACTACAGCTTCTTCTTTTCTATTCTTAAAATTTGCTGGAATGAGTGCATGAAAAACACCGAATTTGTTCTTTGTCATTGGAATGCAACGCCAAGAAGAAAAATTTCCACAGATGGAAACATCTGAGTTTTTCAATCCATTGTAAGTAAAAAGGATTCCTGAATTTAAAAATTGTCCACGCTTTGCGTAAGCGTCAATATCAATCATTTTAATGTAGCGAGGGGGAATGGCTCTCTTTAAGCTAGCAATCTGCCAATAAAAATAGATTTTGTTATTGGTAACTTTCTCTTCTGTTCCTTCTAATTCCTTGCTGGAATAAGAGCCGACCCAATCAACAGTGTCTTGTCCAATGACGCCAAATCCGAATAAGGATAAGAATAAAAATAGGAGTAAATATTTCTTCCGAGAAGGTTTTCTCTGGATGATTTTTATTTTCTTTTTTTTGGATTCAGGCATGTTCGATTTTTAAAGGTATAATTCCCGTATTCTTTTGTCTAGTACTTTCAATGCAATCAGTACACAAATTTATATCCGTAGCAATGATAAATAATTAAACAATTGAGTTAAAGTTAGTTATGTACATTTTCGAACTTATGAAAGGAAAAAAAGTAATTTTTTTTTAAACTTTGTGAGATTTGAGAAATATTATATCGAAATGCTCGCCTTTTCCGATAATGGAAATGACCCACTATAAACCGAACGAATATGGCAAAGCTAACAAAAGATGAATTCAGTAAGATCGCAGAGATTTTATCTCCATTAGATAAAGATCCTATAAGAAATGAAACTCTTAATCCAATGTCGAGAGTGCTCCGCAAGATTAAGGGATTGCCTGAATTAATCCCCGATAAAGACGAAGCTTTAAACGAGGTTAAGGAAGAGCCTGATACTATCGAGGGTGGGATAGAGCTTGCCGACGATGCCATTTTAGAATCTACCACGCCTCCTCAAATGAAATACTTTGATGAGAATGATGTAGATATTGATGAACTTTTAAATGATGCTCCGGATTTAATCTCCGGACAGTCAGTTACACCCAAAAAAGAAATAATTCAAGATACACCACCAATCACTCAAGTCGATGAGGATTCAAACGCATTTGGTGTAGATGATCCATTTGCTGTTTCTTCCGAAGCACAGGATGAGCCTTTTGATGACTTGCCCGCAGCAGATGATTCCATAGCAGAGAGTGATCCGTTTGGTGGCTTCGATGACAAGCTGGAAGATTCGAATACAGACTCCATCGAAGAAGATCCGTTTGCAATGGATGATCCGGATTTAGGTCAGCAGAACAATGAGTATACCGATGATGACCCTTTTGGAAGTATGGACGCTGCTTCCGACGAAGATCCATTTGGGGATGTTGGAACTGCATTCAACAAAAGTTCAGTTCCGAATGCAATGGATACAGATCCATTTGCAGATGTTGTTCCAGGCGGAATAGGAATGGATTCAGAAGACGATCCATTTGCTGATTTAAGTGATACTAGCTCATCTACAGAAGAGGATCCATTTGGGGCTATTGGTCAATCTACGGAAGCAACTGTAGACGACCCTTTCTCTGGGTTCAATGAAGATATTGGTAATACAAATGAAGACAATGATCCGTTTGCGGATATTGGCAAGGAGTCTTTAAGCGAAGAAGATTCTTTTGCTGGGCTCGATGACAATGATTCTACCTCTAACGAGGATTCGTTTGGAGATTTAGGAACTATTTCCGACGGTTTCGGTGACTCTAATGATTTGGCTGGATTTGATGATAGCACATCAAACGATATGTTTGGAGATTTAGATTCTAGTCAACCTGTAACTGACGACAGCTATGATAGCTCTTCCTCTTTTGATTCTTCTGGTGTTGATGACGATCCATTTGCAGATATACAGCAGTCCACTGGAATGGGACATGATTTTGAAACAGAGAATACCGTTGATGACTTCGCCTCTTCCTTTGATGATTTAGGAAGTGGAATTGGAGATGTAAACGGGGATACTAGTAGCTCACTCGATGTAATTGATGATGCAGGTACTGCAACCGAATCAAGCTACGATAGTTTAGATGAAGACTTAGATAGTCTTGCCCAAGAAGAAGAAGCGGAAGAAGATTTGAGTGATGAAGAACTCGCAGTCATTCAGCAAGAAATTCTCAAGTATCCGCCAAAACTCAAAAGAACAGTTATCGATGTAATTACAAATGATAAGCTTCCAAAATCAGAGCAACGAGAATTAGTTGAACTTATTAAGTCGTCCCAAAAGCCCGAGGATATTGCCGCATATCTGACTGAAAAACTTGGATACCCGGTTGATCTTTATGATAAGTCGGGCGCATATTCTGAGCGGGGAATCCCTGTTATCTCCACAAAACCAATCTATACAAAAGAAGGGGAGTTAAGACGCAGGGAGTTAATTAAACGAACAGCCCTTATGGCTGCCGCAGGAATTTTACTAGTCGTAGGATTAATTAGTTCTTATAAATATGTTCTTCGCCCTTTTCAAGCCGCAAGACATTATAAAGAAGGAATTGAATACATAAAAAAAGCTGGTGTAGCAAAAGACTCAACGGAAAGATCTCGTGCATTAGCAGATGCCAAAACAGCATTTGTAAAAGGTGAGAAAATCGAACCAAACAGTTTAGAATACTTAAATAAATTTGGTGTTGCTTACAGCAAAATTGGAGAATACGACCAAGCATTTGAAAAGCTCTTTGGGGTCGTGGAGCCTGACTTTGGGGCAGAGAAAAATGGGAAGGGGGAATCCTGGACAGAAAGAACAGAGGTTCCTTACATACAATTATCTTCAAAGACTTCTTGGGATAATGATAAGTTACCCCTTGGCGGTAGAGTTGTTCCAGATGGTGATATGATGGTTCTTGTTTCTGGGGCTCAAAAGAAGCAAGTCGAACGAAAGATAAAGGTTGCAGGTGCTTATATAGTTGCTAGATTAGAAAAAAATATTCATGATAATCAAACCTATATCAATCTAGGAAAATTTCATTCTAATATTGCAAATCTTTTTAATAAGCCTACGATGGGAACTTCTCGTAGTTTTAAGAACGACAATCTTGCCGTCAGTTATTTTAAAGAAGTATTTACAGATGGCGAAGATGAGAACAATGTAGAGGCTACTGCTGGTTTGGCGAAAGTCTACTACAATCAAAAGAACTTCGCGAAATCAGTATTCTATTATAATAAGATTGTTGAAAAATTTCCAGACAATGCGATCGGTCATGGTGGGTTACTCAGTAATTACATTGAAATGTGGAAAGGGGATCAGAATCCCCAGTTCGTTTTGAATCATCATAGACAAGTTCGAAATGCGCTTGGAATAGAAGACGACTTATCGCTTTTTGTCTTAGCAAAATTGGCTGCTTTCTACATTGATTTGAATGCTTCTGAGGTAAGAATTAAATACAATATCAATCCGGAAGATCAAGTTACGAATATGGATCTTGAGGATAATGTTGAACTTCTCCTTAATACCGCTTTCTTCAAAACGGAGAAGGGCGAAGATGGAGAAGATGTCAAAGGAGATGAATTCGCTGAAGGCTATTACCAACGAGGAAGATTCTTAATAAACAAAGGCGAATCTATTCGTGCACTCAAACAATTTGAATTTGCTGCTAGTTATGATCCAGCCCATTATTTGTCTGTAATGGAAATGGGTGAGCATTATATGAGGTTAAATAATTATTCCGAAAGTATTGACTTACTGGCTAATGCAGAAGAGCGTTATGCTAAATATAAGGACTTTTACGGAAATCGAGAAGAAGATGAAACCTTATTAAATGGTGATCCGGGAAGAATCTATTTTGATAAGGGAAAAATTGCCTTCATGGAATCGTCTCTGATTTCTAAAGATGGAAAGATATCAGAATTTCCTGACAGAAAAGTATATCCGGATAAGAGCTTATCGCAATTATCCGAAGAAGAAAGCAATCGTCGTAGAAACCTTATCAATGCTATGCAAAAATTTGACATTGCATTGAAACTGAATATAAAAGATCCTAAGTTAAAGCGAGAACTTTACTATTATAAAGGTTGGATTGAATACATGCGCTCTGATTACGAAGCGGCATTGAATGAATGGTCTAACCTAAGCGAAGATGATACCTATCTAAACAGTAATGTTATGATTGGTCGAGCCAATGCATTTTATAATTTAGATCAATTGAACGCAAGCCTTGGAAATTATATTAAGATTAAAGAAGACTTTGAAGAAAAAGAATCTGTTATAGCAAGACCAACACCAGAAGAAAGCGCACACCAAGAGATATATAATGTGTTAATCGCTGTATACAATAATATTGGCGCAGTGTATGAGCGCAAAGGAAACTCAGCGCAAGCTTTAAAGCATTATTGGAAAGCGATTGAAGTTGCAAGAAAGATTGGTCTCACAACAGAAATCGCAAACTTCAATAAGGATATGGTCTTTAAGGCTAAGCCAAATGGCGCATTACCGTTGTTAGACGATTGGCTTTCTCCTACAATTGATACTGTAAAAGAATTACAAAATACTAAAAAGGGGAGATTGTAAAATCTCTTCCTTTAAGCCGGCATATAGATTTTAAAATAAGACGGATGGATTTGCATACGAGGATTAAATCCTTCTTCTAATTCTCCGTCAACATTCATAATAAGCGGGTTATCATGATGAATTTCAATTTTCTTGATAAAACCTGTTTTAATATGTGGATGATTTACATGATCCCCTTTGAAAATTTTAGGAAAATTTGAGAATAAAGCCAATCTACTTTTTAGCATTGGAGAGATTAGGAATAACTTGCCGTCATTGACTCGTATATGAGGGGCTATTTGCATTTTGCCGCCTGTAAATCGAGAGTTAGATACAGTCACCATATTGCAATTCAATAACTCTTCCACTCCATCAATTATAGTTTTAAGCTCATAGGGCTTATGACTAAATAGTTTAATAAGACTAGCGACTGTGTAATTCATAGATCCTATCTTTCTCATTCTAATTGCTAATTTTGTTATATCGGAAATTAGTCCTACTCCCCAAATATTAAACATAATACGCTTAGATACATCACCTGCGGATAAGTCTGATTTAACTTTGTTATAAGTAATGATGGCAGAATCAATATTGATAGTAGACTCTTTTTCAAAAGCTAAAAAGAACATATCTCGTGCAGTTTGATAATCCTTAATGTCAAAGTCTCTTAAAAAACTATTTCCTGTTCCGCCGGGAAGAAATGCGACAGGCTTTGTAAGGTTAGTAAAATTAAGTTTCTCGGAAATACCCTGAATCGATTCCGAAAGTGTTCCATCGCCACCCATAAAGATTTGTAACTCTTTATCATTGTAGGTTTCATTTGCAGCAATTCGAATATCAGCAAGAGAAGAAGTTGGACGTAATCTTATTTCTGTTCCTACGATGTCTTTCCATTTTTGAGAAAAGTCAATTGCTCTTTCTCGAGCTTTTCCTTTGCCACTTTTAGGGTTAAATATTAAAACTGCGAACTTTCCTTTCATACAACCTCAAACATTCTTTTGAATTTCTACTAGAATCAACCTAAAGTGGAATGGAAAAACACTATGTCAAGGTTGTTTTTTAAAATCGCAAACATAAGCTTCAAATTGAAAAATAGACAGTAGTTTGTTAAACCAACTTCTTAAAATTACTCAGTGTCTCTGTGGCAATCTTTTTTTGCTGAGTAGTTACATTACAACGTGATATTTGAATCCATGGCAAAATACTCTGAGTATTTGCGAAAAAGGATTGATTATTAAAAAGAGAGTCATGAAGTTTGAAAAATGAGCACGGGTGATAATGTAAGTCCAAGGCAAATTCAACTAATCCAAGGTGCTGCAGTTATATTGGTAGAACGTTTATACCTTTCAAAGGAAGAAGCAATTTCAATTATTTCAGAATCATTGAGAGAAGAGTTAAAGGAAAGCAAGGTATTATTTGAATTTTTAGAAATTGGAACTCTCGCTTACAGGCAAGCTTTCATTCGAAATCTTGTCCATCGAGTTGAACTCAAAATTGTTGCAAACAAAAGCGTTCCCCATTCTCGCATCAAGGAAGGTATTGATGCTTTTGTAAAATTACTCTATGCTAGTTGGGCAAGTCTTGGCAGTCAATAAGGAAGGCAGAAAGGGTTCTAATAAGAAATGCCCTATTTTTTTAATCTATGATTTGTTTGAGTAAAGTCGGAAATACTTAAATTTCGCTACCAAAGCCAATTATCGTTGCAATATTTAATTTATTTACTAAAAACTAGGCTAAAAGTCAAAATTTACTTGACTTGCTAAGTCAATGATTAGATATTTAACTCTGAGTTTAACGGAATTTATTTAAATTATTCAACCAGGAGTCAGATTATTTCTGATATAGAATTTAAAGTCGGCGATTATGTTGTTTATCCAATGCATGGCGTTGGTGCTATCACGGAAGTGAGCAAAAAGACAATTCTAGGCAAAAAGCGTGACTGCTATAGCCTCGAGATACAGTCCTCGAAAATGAAAGTTATGATACCCGTCGATAAGGCAAAACAGGTCGGGATTCGAGGAATTATACCCAAGAGAGAAATAAAAAAAGTTCTCAACCTATTAATGAAAGATGAAGTCGACACAGAAGAAGACTGGAAGATTAGATACCAAAACAATATGAACAAGATAAAATCCGGTTCTATCTATGAAGTAGCTGATGTTTGTAGAAACCTTTTCCGTAGAGCAAATGGCAAGGAATTGTCAATCATGGAAAGAAAGCTATATGAAAATGCTTATAATTTAGTGAAAACAGAAATAGCTTTGAGTAAAGGTGTTCCTCAAGAAGAAGCCGGCAATATTGTTTCTGATATTTTAGCAAGTTCAGTGCAACCGCTTCAACAAGCAGCGGCAATTGTGGATGTAGAATAAATACCGAGAAAACTCAAATTTTAATAAAAGGATTTGAGTATGACTCATGTCTATAAGGTTCTATTCGCGCTCTCTTTTTCTATCGTATCTTTCGGATTCCTATTCCCTATGTATGGCGATTTGCTTCAGCCTAGTATTTATACTGGACTGATTTTTATTGCAACTCTTGGAATAGTCTATTTTGAAGATAAAATTTTCCCTACCATCAATGCCGAAGTTGCTTTTTGTATTGCAGTTGGTTTACTTGTTGGTTTTGGTATTGGGAAACTTCTTACTGGTTTAATTGCT
Encoded here:
- a CDS encoding ATP-binding cassette domain-containing protein is translated as MLELKNVSFVRSDRYILRNINISIEPNQNWVILGKNGSGKTTLINLIFGYHWPTVGIVKVFGKTYGEFPIRNIQHRIGILQSYYQEERVQRNLSVKEVIATGLLNSIGIYSDLNSSQEQKLDLILKKNLWIKNPDQNYSLLSAGEKKKILLLRALISDPEILILDEPCSSLDLSAREDFFALLEAYKLNGRTIILITHRTDEIPNYFNYALLLKDGEIVASGLKEKIFTSDNLSNTYDLKVELIERSGQYFTNVIK
- a CDS encoding response regulator encodes the protein MTLKQLKNIKISNTIMESLILNQFKKLGDQNKSNLFDKIYESNFSNLIIGLVALFVLHIPILYLDYTKYRDGLWVSNLGYKYIFFMHGLLYAFLTFSFFLYLLFSKRIPSWNFRNFYCYTISFVLQIWCAFFSAIDQMLFGDISIFIISVFCLPVFFKFKFGLEFMKLGFAQALFIFIIPIFQSVPERTEGLWVNSTVAVMLAFIASRISFSFKIRELASHAIILQQKEELTAEKTKGEIATQNKNEFIANMSHEIQSQMNGVIGILQLLDGTKLSEEQKEYVTILDSSVKNLLTLISDILDFTRMEAGNTELEHNPFDLPHLIKEILSISSSIASLNNNVIKYTISPDVPKFISGDRIRLSQILLNLLANAVKFTKSGRIDLSVAIKEKKDFKLILEFEVRDSGIGIPASRIDTIFEMYTKGEISNSRQYKGSGLGLAISKRLVEMMHGAIGVNSLEGKGSIFHFTIETEDCDSIHKDTASSDNTIPEPNKQEVKLIKIPLKILLVDDNEINIKLGKKVFEKLGYNVKTAYDGMEAVEICQTNDFDIIFMDLRMPVLNGFEATEQINKTKKHSTDKPLIIALSANTNNFDREKCINLGMVDFITKPLDVSRIREYIFHIVQKYKISQ
- a CDS encoding (2Fe-2S) ferredoxin domain-containing protein produces the protein MSQFYEKHIFVCENIREGENARVSCGKHNSKKIREYLKQKIKEVAPGRNIRINMSGCLDRCELGPVQVAYPDGDWFALKTESDVDQFIKHYIQENSLSALGNLGIKL
- a CDS encoding sterol desaturase family protein; the protein is MENSPITPQLLATVWFINFSLMTIRYLLFAGVAYSFFWIWKREKWQYKRTQMDYPDKSKLWYEFKYSMITMTVFAFVGVGVFTAKKYGFTFLYTDISEFGIGYFILSIIVAILIHDTFFYWGHRLMHHKSIFKYVHKVHHNSTNPSPWAAFSFHPYESVIEALIVPILVVIMPIHPLAILAFLLYMTFMNVLGHLGFELYPKGFTTHWLWKWNNTSTHHNMHHRFFNCNYGLYFNFWDRVMGTNHPNYHKVFEEVTSRKPIMEA
- a CDS encoding glycogen-binding domain-containing protein gives rise to the protein MPESKKKKIKIIQRKPSRKKYLLLFLFLSLFGFGVIGQDTVDWVGSYSSKELEGTEEKVTNNKIYFYWQIASLKRAIPPRYIKMIDIDAYAKRGQFLNSGILFTYNGLKNSDVSICGNFSSWRCIPMTKNKFGVFHALIPANFKNRKEEAVVSYEYKFKVDNLFDFDVENSNRHSDGAGSYYSEYLLENFDFEKHISARVISDEMTEDLDFITVEFQIYKPNASVISLVGNFNQWNPEHDYLQKDRNGIFKLRKKLRPGEYLYNYIVDGEKILDTYNSETRHRVETDELSSYLKVIDNKFSSL
- a CDS encoding transcriptional regulator; translated protein: MHGVGAITEVSKKTILGKKRDCYSLEIQSSKMKVMIPVDKAKQVGIRGIIPKREIKKVLNLLMKDEVDTEEDWKIRYQNNMNKIKSGSIYEVADVCRNLFRRANGKELSIMERKLYENAYNLVKTEIALSKGVPQEEAGNIVSDILASSVQPLQQAAAIVDVE